A region of the Candidatus Giovannonibacteria bacterium genome:
GGAGATTTTGCGGAGATTTCAAGCGGCGCACGCTTCGCTTTTTTCCGCCGGAGGCGGAAAAAACGCCAGAAATTGGTCAATAGAAAAACACAGAAAAAAACTGATGGACTGGCTCCCCTCTTATCACGATGCTTAATAGAAACAACCCTGCGTCTTTCTACGGCTTGGGCATCGCCCCGGCGCTTTTGGAAATTCTTGGGCGCCTCCATTTTAAAATTCCCACCCCGATTCAGGAGCGGGCGATTCCCGTCGCCAACGAAGGGAAGGATTTAATCGGCATCGCCCAAACCGGCACCGGCAAAACCTTGGCCTTCGGCATTCCCATGATTCAGCGTATCGCCCAGACAAAAGCCAAGGGGCTGATTCTTTTGCCGACAAGGGAGCTGGCGCTGCAGGTTGATGAAGCCATCCGAAAAATCGGGCGCACTCTGGGTCTCAAAACCGCCGTGCTCATAGGCGGCGCGGCCATGCGGCCCCAAATAGACGCCCTCCGCCGCCAGCCGCACATTATAATAGGAACGCCCGGGCGGATTATTGACCACCTGGAACAAAAAACTCTTTCTTTGGAAAAAATCGCCATACTTGTTTTAGACGAAGCGGACAGAATGCTGGATATGGGTTTCGCGCCGCAAATCAGGATAATTTTAAACAAAGTGCCGAAAGCGCGGCAGACAATGCTTTTTTCGGCAACCATGCCGGACGATATCGTGCGCATTGCCACCCAGCACATGAAGCTTCCCTTCCGCGTGGAGATCGCGCGGCCGGGAACGGCGCCTGAAAAAGTGGCGCAGGAATTATTTATCGTAAAAAAAGAAGACAAAAATAAATTGCTGGCGAAATTGCTTTCCGAATACCGCGGTTCGGTTTTGATTTTTTCGCGCACAAAATACGGCGCGCAGAAAATCTGCCACGCGCTGCGGAACATGGGCCACCGCGCCGCTGAAATTCATTCCAACCGTTCGCTTGGCCAGCGCCGGGAAGCGCTGGAAGGGTTTAAGTCCGGCAGATACCGCGTGCTTGTGGCAACGGACATCGCCTCGCGCGGAATTGATGTCGTGGGGATTGAAGTGGTTATCAATTACGATTTACCTGATGACCCCGGAGATTATGTCCATAGGATTGGAAGAACCGGCAGAGCTGGCGCGCCCGGGCGGGCGATTTCTTTCGCCA
Encoded here:
- a CDS encoding DEAD/DEAH box helicase — encoded protein: MLNRNNPASFYGLGIAPALLEILGRLHFKIPTPIQERAIPVANEGKDLIGIAQTGTGKTLAFGIPMIQRIAQTKAKGLILLPTRELALQVDEAIRKIGRTLGLKTAVLIGGAAMRPQIDALRRQPHIIIGTPGRIIDHLEQKTLSLEKIAILVLDEADRMLDMGFAPQIRIILNKVPKARQTMLFSATMPDDIVRIATQHMKLPFRVEIARPGTAPEKVAQELFIVKKEDKNKLLAKLLSEYRGSVLIFSRTKYGAQKICHALRNMGHRAAEIHSNRSLGQRREALEGFKSGRYRVLVATDIASRGIDVVGIEVVINYDLPDDPGDYVHRIGRTGRAGAPGRAISFATPDQKSAVRDIEKLLRTAIAISKHPEFSEEKFIEYKIIPRHFSHKRFGRGFSRPSYGGRGGFFRK